CCAAATCAGCTTTGAGAGAGACACCCCATGGAGAAGACGGGTGTCCCCGCGATGGGCCGGGTGTCCCGTTGCAGCTGGGGCTGTGCGCATTGCTTCGGGAGGCAGATCCGCCCCTGCAAACTGCCCTGAAATGGGATGTCCCCTCTGCCCTGCCGAGGCACGGGGACGGGCGCCGCAGTGTCCGCAGCTCCCGGGCACTTGGCTGTGTAATTCCCGAGGGCTTTTCCTGCCTGCTCCGAGTGCCGGTGTTCATGAAGAGCATTCGCGTATTTGAACAATAAAGGGAATTCTTTTCCACAGTGCTTTTCCATGGTGGTTTTTTCCGATCGCTTCCCGCGGGGACCGTGACCTTGCACCGTGAGGGGCAGCCCCCGCAGCCTGATGAACGGCACTCCTTATCTCCACGGGCCAGGCGCTAAATTCTGACCCTTACAAGGCCTTCCCTAAGGCTTTTGCTCGCTGCCAGAGGCCCCGGCACGGCCTGCCCCGCAGGAGGCTCCCCGCGACCACAACGAAACGCTCCCGGGGAGCGTGACCGGGCCCGGCTGCCGAGGGAGGGAGCGGGGCCTCCGCTCACGGGGGTGACCCAAAGCTGCCCGGCCGCGGCCCTGCGCAGCCACCGCCGGGGCCCCGCAGCGCTGAGGCTGCGGCCTGGGCCCGAACCGCGGCACCTCCTCAGCGGGGCCGAGCGCGCCCCGCGCCCGCAGCCGCTGCCCCGCCCGGGCCGGGCCCTGAGCGCAGCGCCCCGCAGCGGCCGCCCCGCGGGGGCCGGGACGTGCGCGCAGCCACGCGCCCCCCGCGGCCCGCGCCTGCGCGCTGCGGCGGGacggcagcggcggcggggcgcgggaCGGCAGCATGGCGGCCGCCCGCTGCTTGCGGCTCTGCGGGCGCTGGCGGCCGGCGCTGCTCGGCCCCGCGCGGCGCCGCCTCTTGGCGGCCGccgcccccgccccggccccgctgggCCCCGCGCCGCCGGCCCGCGCCGCCCTCAGCTCCGCTCCGCCATGGCAGCAGCGCGGCCCCGGCGGGCCGGCGGGGGGGGACGCGATGGAAGGAGGCGGCGGGGAggagggcggcggcggcggcggcggcggcggcggcgggggggaggcgggcgcggggccggcCATGACGGCGCTGACGCCCCTGATGGTCCCCGAGCACTTCCCGAACGTGCCGCTCATCGCCGTGACGCGCAACCCCGTGTTCCCGCGCTTCATCAAGATCATCGAGGTGAGGGCCCGGGGGCCGGCGCTGGTGGCGGCCGGGGGAGGCTTTGCGGGGCTCGGGCAGGAGGCTCGGGGGGAGCCGGTGGgtgcggagcggagcggagcggagcggagggaGCGTCCTTGAGGACGAGCGCAGCGCAGGAGCCCCTGCCCTTTGCGGGCTCCTCGCAACCGCCGGGCGCTGGGGAGGGGCCGTTCGCGTCCCTGCGGCCCGGGCTCCGCGCCCCGGGTTTCACGAGTGTTGCGTCAGAGCCGGTAACGCCGCTCCCGGCGGGCAGGGTCTGCAGCCTTCAGCTGGCGGATGTGGCCTTGGGTTGGGCTCGAGGGCTCGGGTCACGGCTCCGGGAACGACGTCTGTGAACGGAGAGAGCCTGGCGGCGCCGTGGGGCAGCGCCGCGATGGGGATGGAGATCTCGGGGCGAGATCTTCCCCCCGCACCGCGCTGTGGCTTTTGGGAGCCGTGCATGTGCGTTCCCGGTCAGTTACCTTCGCTAAACTCCAGGCCCCAGGTGCCTTCTCCTcctgaaatgcagctgcttAGCAACAGGCACTCGTAGTTTTACCCCTCAGTTTACACCGAGCTGATTTCGGAGGCAATGGAACAGGAGCTGCATCAGGATTTTCCTGGGCCTGCACTGTTGTTTATCGTGATGTTTCTTCTCCTGATGGTATTTTTGTGCAGGGCCAGATCTAATTTGTGCAACTTTTAGTGCCTTTCCAGGTATGTTAGGTGAggaaaatattatatattaggATGATCTTCAGGCACACCCTCGTATGACACTTTCATGTACAAGTCATTCGTTTTAAACATGTCTTACATTGAGATAATTGTTAAATGCTTTCTCTTACCCTGCAAATTCACTGTGCTGCCATTTGGTACTTTATTTCCTGCAATATGAAGTCTCTCCAGTGAACGTGGAATTCTTTTCTCCTTAATGCCTGTGACACGCACAAGCGCGGTGCTTTTAGGCATTATGCAGAGTTAAAGCAGGTGTGCTGAGAACAGACCAACTGCAGtggtcctgctcctgctgctctgtcagGAGCATCCTGTTCATTGTCAAAAGATGCTGCgcgggctggagcagctctgctctggagccaggctgagagagctgggctggggcagcctggacaagagaaggctcctgaaggggagacctgagagcagctccagtgcctaaaggggctgcagggaacctggagaggggcttgggacaagggcctgtagggacaggccaaggggaatggcttgaacctgcccgaggggagcctgagctgagctcttaggcagaagctcttccctgtgaatCAGTCAGGGCTTCCCCATGCCTGGCTTTACACACGGGGGGGTGCAAAGCTTATGGAAAATGGATCCCTGATTTCGTACCTGTTGTTGTCGCAGGTGAAAAATAAGAAGCTGGTTGAGCTGCTGCGGAGGAAAGTTCGTCTCGCCCAGCCGTATGCtggtgtttttcttaaaaaggaTGACAAGTAAGTAGTTTCTCTTgatccttttaaaaaaagagctATTTCCATGGCTGGGCGGCATTTACTCAAAAAGCCATGATCGGAATTTCCCTGCCTTGGGTAGGATGACAGGAATTGTGATAGGCTTGGACCAGCCCATCTCTTACTCTGACAGTTTTCATTGCCAccaccagcactgcaggagcTCGAGTCTTGCTTTAGAAAAGGCTGTTTTCTGTGGAGGACTGaacctgtggcagggggggttggaacttggtgatctttaaggttccttccaaccaaGCGCAATCCGTGGCTGGTGGGTGGTTTGGAAAGGGGCTGCGTGGTGGTGGCAGCGAGGATAAAGCGCAGTGTCCTTGCTCCTGAGGGCAGCGTAGATTTCTCCAACCAGTGACTTGTTTTGTGTCTGCTTACTCAGGATTCTGAATATCTCCTccaatttcttttcctcaatAGCAATGAATCTGATGTGGTTGAGGATCTGAACGAAATCTACCAGATGGGAACATTTGTACAGATTCATGAAATGCAGGACCTTGGCGACAAGCTGCGTATGATAGTCATGGGACACCGAAGGTAAGTGCTTGTATTACCACCGCATCTCACCGGCCTCCCAATACCTAAATCTTTTAACCATTAGAAATCTGGTTTTGTGGTTCTCTACCTGGTTTAAGCCAGCAACTTATGATAAAGGTGCAGTCAGCTGCCCTTAGCCTCTCATTCACCCCCAACAGGCTGAATCAGTGCTCAGTTAACTTTTCTTGTAGGGCAACTTACTCGCTGTAAATCTCTTTGTAAATCCTATCAGGGTCTACCACTTGATCCCTACTTTTTTACTAAATCAAGCCTTATTTTGAATAAAAGACCAGCAGCTCCATCTCGTCAAAACCTGTACAACATCACCTTTGTCAAAGGTTGAAATTTGACTTCAAATACAACTTAGGCTCTTTTCatgctgaaaagctgaaatCGCACATAACAGAGGGGAATTCATTGTACCTGGTTTCTTTTGGGTTTCAGGATTCGTATAAACAAGCAGCTGGAGGTTGAGCCTGAGGAGCCtgagaacaaacagaaaagaaggaaacagaagcgCTCCAAGAAAGAGGCTGAAGAGGAGCCTGGAGCAAAGGACCAAGCAGTGGAATTGGTACTAGATCCTGTAGCTGCTCCCTCGCAAGAAGTTCTCATGGTAGAAGTAGAGAATGTGGTTCATGAAGATTTTCAGATCACAGAAGAGGTCAAAGTGAGTGAATTAATCCTACAAGCCTGAGCTTGGCCTCTAGAGCTGCACCCACATTTCTtgcttaaaaggaaaacttctaaaatcaggcTCTAATTTCACACTTCAGAAACCTCTCCTTTCTCTTAGGGTCACTGCATGAGGGGCTTCCATGacaataatgatttttttcatgaCAACAACTCCCCCTGCACCGGCGAGTTTGGGGAATGTCAGTCCTGTTTGCACTGAGGCATTGTTTGTCCTTTTCCAGGGTTTTTGCTGATGAAATTTGTGTTGTGTTTATAGGCTCTGACTGCAGAAATTGTCAAAACCATCCGGGACATCATTGCCCTGAACCCCCTGTACAGGTACGTGtttcctctgctgcctgctttggGTACAGCACAGGATAGGTCCTATGGCAGGTGACTGGGATGTAAGTGAAGCTCATTGCAACAAGTATCATGGCCTGATCCATGTAACATGAGCATAGGAAGAGTCCTGGCATACTGACAACCAAAAATTTTACATAACTCTTATAAGAGCATTCCATATGTTGGGGTTTATGTATCAGAGATCATTCCTTTTATCAAGTGATTTATGCATTGTTACTGAGTTTGTTACTGAGTGCTGGTTAGCCaagtttttaagaaaacagttCTTTGCTATGAAACTGAgctgtgtttcatttctttacTCTGTCATAAGAAGTAAATAACTCTGTAAAGATCCTCCCTTATGAGTTTAACAAAGCAGTTTGTGTTTTATTACCATTTTTTCAGAGAGTCTGTACTTCAGATGATGCAGGCTGGACAGCGTGTGGTAGATAACCCTATCTATCTCAGTGACATGGGTGCAGCACTGACAGGAGCAGAGTCACAGGAACTTCAAGACATCCTGGAAGAAACAAGTGTAAGATGAAGCTTTTAACTAAAGCTGTGCTAGCTGAATTGGAAGTGTGGCTGTTATACGTTATGGTTTCTTTACCAGGCCTCGGTACAGAGGAGACTTCAGTGCTATGTTTGATACTGTAGTATCACTGACTAGGTTTGTGTTGAAGGTTATAGTGAGTCATTAATAAGTTGCCCTTAGGGAAAGGTAGTTCTGCATTGTTGGTGGCATTGCTTGCATGATGCGTAACTGCTGCAGGCTTCATCTTTCCTCATCTGCAGGTGCTGGAGATTTCTCCCAGGCAGCCTGTTGGagcttttcattctgtttctccCTGGGAGTTGACAGCAGTTTTGTGTCTGAACACTCATTTTGTGTTTTATCTTTCTCAGATTCCCAAAAGGCTTTACAAAGCCCTTTCCCTCCTGAAGAAGGAATATGAGCTGAGCAAACTTCAGCAGCGTCTTGGAAGGGAGGTAAGGTTTTCAAGTAACATACACCTTGTCTGTATTTCTGTCATATCCACTGCTGATGCTTAGTGCAGCCAGCgaagtattttaaagcaaatcgATGGTCTGTTCTAAACAGCAATGACCATTTTACACTGACATTAGCCAGGTCTTTGTTATGGGCAGCCATAGTATGCTTGTGACCAAACTGGGATGTTACAGACTGGAGGGATGCAGTACAAGGTGGGTGAGAAAACATTAGCTAGTTTACTGGGCAGAAAAGGTTGTGCTCAACACTATAAGGCCTAATTGCATGTAGCTGCTAGTGGTGTCCCTTAGGGAGTCAGTAAGAACCTCCTCAAGTTCTGCAAAAGAAACTGATAGTCCCACAGCTGGGTTGGAATAATCCTGTGCCACAGGACAGGCTGGGTACCACTGAATAGGAAATAGCTTTGCTGGAAAGAACTTCAAGGCCCTGATGTACAGGAAGCTGTCCATTAGCTCCTGTGGCAAGGAAGGCCACTTGCATACTGGGCTCTGTTTGCAGTTGTATAGACAACAGGTTGAGAGAAGTGGTTATTCCCCTTTATTTGGCACTAAGGAGATCACATCTGGCTTACTCTGCCCAGGTTTTTGTCTCCCCAGCATAAATGAAACCTCAAAGTACTGAATCACAGCCAGTGGAAGGAGCTGGAGTATGTCATAGAGTCACTTTTTGTATTAAAACATGCTGCAAATGATCTTCAAGtagtgttttcagttgctgcaaTGGTTATAACAGAAGTATTTGGAAGCATTTGATTGACGTTTGATGGGTCGTACCAGGAACAGAACAGTCACTGTGGTTATTGCTTTGTCCAGGTTGAGGAGAAGATCAAGCAAACCCATCGCAAATACCTTCTCCAAGAGCAACTGAAGATCATTAAGAAAGAGCTGGGTCTGGAAAAGGAGGACAAAGACGCGATAGAAGAGAAATTCCGGGAGCGACTAAAGGATTTGGTAGTGCCAAAACACGTCATGGACGTGATTGATGAAGAGTTGAACAAGTTGGGTTTGCTGGATAACCACTCTTCAGAATTCAAGTGAGTGCATGGCTGTGTCCTCTCCTGTCAGGGGTGTTTGAGAGAATGAGAGAAATCAATACAGTTCTGGGAAGTTCATACCTTAAGAGTTCCTATGGGGTTTTTGTCATAGTTGTTATCCCTGAATTCAGCACATGATCCCGTCCGAGATATGGGATTGTTACCCAAATCTCCTTTGTTTCACTGTAGTTTACCTGTTGATCATTTTAGGTCTTCTCCTGCAGTTTAATGCTGTGGATAAGAACTGTGCAGTTCGTTCCCCCTCATGAAACATGTCGCGATTCCTTCAGCTCTTCATTTTGGCTCCACTCTCTTGTAGTTAGGTGTTTTCATTAGATGGGGGAGAAGAGAAACCTCAGACAGGAATCAGCCCCACACCACGAAATCCTGCAGGGAATGTGTGTGGAAAAGTCTTGGTCTTTGGATTTGTGTTGGGGGTTCTTTGTctcaggaaagcaaaagcttcctgaaaaaaacctttGATTTTGGGGAAGGGAGCAAAGATCAGAATGAAAGGTTAGCAATGACTGCCCAGATACTGATGTTCTTTTCATAGGCTCCCTTCCATGAGTAGCTTATATCCCACTTGTTCTGGCTGAGGGGATTTtggaaggcagaggaggaaagcaTGAGCTGATTGTTGTCAAATCACTGTCATTTGTGTGTTTCCATCAGTGTTACACGGAACTACTTGGATTGGCTGACATCCATCCCATGGGGAAAGTGTAGTGAGGAGAACCTGGAGCTGACCAGAGCCCGAGCAGTTCTGGAGGAGGATCATTATGGAATGGATGATGTCAAGAAGCGAATTCTGGTAAGGCAGGAATAGGCAGTGTGCCCCATATGACACTGTGCTTAGCACATGGCAATTTGGATGTGTTTCAGGTTACAGCTTTCCATTGAATTTGCATTAATTCATGGATCAAAGCTGTGTGCAAGAGCACAGTGTTCTGTAAGCAGTTCGTGTGTTTAATTGTTCATAGCAATAAAGGTCATATTCTGATTTCAAACTGCAGTATACTCCCGGtttatttgctttgctgctgagTGCTGAGCAAGTGGGTGAAAGTCCAAGAGAAGCAGTCTCTGTTTTAATCCATTTGTTCAGTGAGTATTGCAATGGTTCTGCTTGCctggcaaagctgctgcctTTCAAAACACGCAGAACTGCAAGATGAAGAGGGGAGAAGTTAGCAAAGGGCACGTTTGCCTCCCGGCCTTTACCTGTCCCTAGAGTTGTGTTGGATGCTGAAGGGTTTGTAGTCTGACATACAGCCCTCACAAGAAGCAGATAGGGTGGGTTTCAGGGTTGCCTTGTTCCCCgatttctttcacttttgcCTGAGGGTGCCCCATCCCACCTTGCTTGCTGTGGTTAGGGAAGCTGAGGCATCTAAACTGTGTAAATAACCAGAGGGCAAAGAGGTGCACCAGCATCCTTACTTAGCTTCTCCCCTTGCCTTCCCCAACTCTTCTGAGGACCAGTTTTGTGTGATGCTCATTCTGTAATCGGTGCTTGACCTGCTAAGTGTGTTTTGGTGTTGGGGCACTTGCCCTCTGTTCACTCTGGTTCTTcatctgctctgcaggagttcATAGCCGTCAGCCAGCTGCGAGGGTCCACCCAGGGGAAGATCCTGTGTTTCTATGGCCCCCCTGGTGTTGGCAAAACCAGCATTGCCCGTTCCATTGCCAGAGCCCTGAACAGAGAGTACTTCCGCTTCAGTGTTGGAGGGATGACGGATgtagcagaaataaaaggacACAGGTGAGTATAACCTGAGCAGTTTCTCTATCCAGTGCTTGTTGTTACTAATGTGGGCAGCATCGGAACCCAGCTGAAGTTGATGTAATTTACATCTCTGTTCTGCCAACCCTTGCTGACAGGCGTTGGgatataggaaaaaaaggagagcaaAGGGTGGAGTTTGGAATATAAATCCTATTTGTGTCTCTTAAGTGCAGTTGCTCCCTGTTTCTTGTGTATGCTTCTGGAAGATCTTTGAAAAGCTGTGTGAGCTACCCAAAAGTGTTGGACTAATGTCAATTGCTAATTCATGTCTGTCTATAGATGCCAGCACTGGATAATAGTGACAGATTGAACAGGATCATTCACATGTTCAGATGTGATTGACTCTTGGTTTCTGAATAATCAGGTGGGAGGTGCTGCATGAGGAAAACTTGGGAAGGAGAACATTCATGGGGAgaataagaagaaattaatacaAACTCGACAGACCCGACCCTGCCAgggtggttttttccttccacatacacctgaaaacaaaattagcaATGCCTTCAACTAGGAAGAGTAGCTGCTCCTCAGTGTGAACTGAGCCTGTGAGGTTCTGCCCTGTATGGTATGGAAGTAGATTTAATGTTTACAAAGGCCTGCAGGGGCAGGCCaaggctttaacctgcccgaggagagactgagatgagctcttaggcagaagctcttccctgtgagggtgctgaggcgctggcactgggtgcccagagaagctgtggctgccccatccctggcagtgttcaaggccaggctggacacaggggcttggagcaagctgctccagtggaagggatccctgcccgtggcaggggttggaggtggaggagctttaagctcccttccaacacaaaccaggctgagaACCAGCATGTTCTCTGCTCTGCGCCTCTTGGCATTCACTCTGTTATtaccttcttgctttgcttctgcATGTTCCTGGATGCCAGTTCCATCTAGCAGAATGATTTACATTTCTTTACTGACAAAACCAAGAAGTCACTGTTCAAACAGCTCTATACTCAGCATtacctcttcccttccctctaaTTTAAAAGTGGTTAAAACTAAAGATAAAAACTGCCAAAATTAATGTCTGATCTCTACTAGGAACAGACTCGATGGGTCTTGGTGCTTAGTATTGTGATGGGTAGACTTGTTTCCCAGCAGGATATACCTGTTCCATCAGCTACGTTCTGTGTTGTGTGATGTGTACTCTGCAATGGTTCCCTAAATACAGTCTCTGATAAAACAGGAGAACATATGTTGGAGCTATGCCAGGAAAAATCATCCAGTGTCTGAAGAAGACCAAGACAGAGAATCCACTTATCCTTATCGATGAGGTAATGTACCTGATCTTTCTGCTAGTTTTCTCTCATGGATCAACTCTTGACCCAAATAGAAAAAGTGAAGCAGCAACTCTCCCCAAAATCCCAGGTTTGGGGGTTTAATTTACATGTTGCTGGGCTCTCAAGTTCTTTGGGTGACAGTGACACAAAGacccttttgttttctcttccctgcctcGGTGTGGGTACATCAGTGTGCACAAAACCGAAGATTATCAGAGACACTCACACTCTCAGCAGATCTAAAGCAAGACTCTTAAGGAATAAGATGCTTACAGCCAGTTTGTGGTCTGATTTGAGGATAAATGAGTCAGGGCTACCAGCCTGTGGAAAATCAAATAGGGACAGGACATAATAGCAGGTTTTTGGGATAGACTGAAGTTATCTCTACCTTCCTTGCGTGCCATAGTTGGGAAAGACCCAACAGAAGATGGGAATGGTATAGGGGGACCAAGACACTGGGTAAAGAGTTGCAGTGTAATGTAACCAATGAATATCTTGATTTGAAAAGTAACGAAACCTTTAGGTCATGGCACTTTTaaagtggtggtggtgaagaGCCTTGTGTTGGCTGCTGTAGCAAACTGTGTTACGTCCATCTAGTTAATACTTACGGAGAAAAAGCAATGGAGAGCGGCCCTGGTTTGGCATCTCCTGAGGACGTGAAGAATCCTGAAAGAGGCAACAACcttggacatggtcctgggcagctGGCTGTAGGTGCTCACCTCCAGAGCAGTGGGGTTGGACAAAATCATGGaaccacagagtggtttgggttggaagggaccttaaagctcctccagatccaacctggccttgaacactgccagagatggggcagccacatcttctctgggcaccctgtgccagcgcctcagcaccctcacagcttctctgggcagatgGTTTTGAGAAGTCCCTACCAGCCTCAGGGAGCCTGTGGCTCTGTGAAAGCAGCAGTCGCTACCAGAGCTGTGATAAGTGCCTGTGTATGGGCACTTTGCACCTTGGGCAGAGTGAAAAGGGTTTCTGGGCTCACATATCAGGGGACTGATACAAGCCAGCACCTTGTAGTCCTCATAGTGCTTTTCTACAGCACCGTTAAAATCTGTGTCTCCTCAGGTATGTTGTGCTCATGTAGTGGCTTAGTAGGGACTTGGCTGAATGCTCAGAAACTGCCAGACTGGTAGTGGCTGTTTCTGAACAAACACATGAAGGTTTTCAGATGCAGCCATGAAAGAATCTTCGCATGAGAACTTACTGTGGTCTAAAACTTCCTGGAGCTTTTAAGGTTTTTCTCCCATAGGTGGATAAAATAGGAAGAGGATATCAGGGGGATCCATCCTCAGCCCTCCTAGAGCTCTTGGACCCAGAACAGAACTCGAACTTCCTGGATCATTATCTTGATGTTCCTGTGGATCTATCAAAGGTATTTCTCTCTTGTGCAAAGGCTGTGGAGCTGGAATGTATGAATGTGAATCACTGCAGAGCAATCCTGTCCATGAAAAGATGCTGATGGCTTAGTTAGATGGGATTGAGACACGAGTGCTTCAGCctttcagacagaaaagcacACAGCTGAAGGACTGTTGCTTTGAGTAAAGCAGCAGGTTAATGAAAATGCTTAACAGGATCTTGTAATGCTTCCAGGTACTTTTCATTTGTACTGCCAATGTAACAGAAACCATTCCAGAGCCCCTGCGGGATAGAATGGAAGTGATCAACGTATCAGGATATGTAGCAGAAGAGAAACTTGCAATTGCCGAGGTAAGAGAAGCCACTGATGCACTGTTTAATCACATCTGATAATTCAGATTCAGGCTTAAATAGTTAAATCCAGCTGTGTCCAGAAAAACCCAGACATGTGGCATTTTGCACAGAGTTCCTCTGATTTGAACACCCAGTTAAAGGAACTCCAGTGTCCCCTGGGCTGTGGATTCCAGCAAATGGCATTGAGCATAATGAAGTGGTGAACTGGAACCATCAGGCTTTTGTCAGAAGAACTAAGGGAAGCATGCGGGG
Above is a window of Lathamus discolor isolate bLatDis1 chromosome 21, bLatDis1.hap1, whole genome shotgun sequence DNA encoding:
- the LONP1 gene encoding lon protease homolog, mitochondrial, whose translation is MEGGGGEEGGGGGGGGGGGGEAGAGPAMTALTPLMVPEHFPNVPLIAVTRNPVFPRFIKIIEVKNKKLVELLRRKVRLAQPYAGVFLKKDDNNESDVVEDLNEIYQMGTFVQIHEMQDLGDKLRMIVMGHRRIRINKQLEVEPEEPENKQKRRKQKRSKKEAEEEPGAKDQAVELVLDPVAAPSQEVLMVEVENVVHEDFQITEEVKALTAEIVKTIRDIIALNPLYRESVLQMMQAGQRVVDNPIYLSDMGAALTGAESQELQDILEETSIPKRLYKALSLLKKEYELSKLQQRLGREVEEKIKQTHRKYLLQEQLKIIKKELGLEKEDKDAIEEKFRERLKDLVVPKHVMDVIDEELNKLGLLDNHSSEFNVTRNYLDWLTSIPWGKCSEENLELTRARAVLEEDHYGMDDVKKRILEFIAVSQLRGSTQGKILCFYGPPGVGKTSIARSIARALNREYFRFSVGGMTDVAEIKGHRRTYVGAMPGKIIQCLKKTKTENPLILIDEVDKIGRGYQGDPSSALLELLDPEQNSNFLDHYLDVPVDLSKVLFICTANVTETIPEPLRDRMEVINVSGYVAEEKLAIAERYLVPQARVLCGLDENKAKITSDVLTLLIKQYCRESGVRNLQKQVEKVLRKSAYKIVSGEAETVQVTPENLQDFVGKPIFTVDRMYETTPPGVVMGLAWTAMGGSTLFVETSLRRPKDKENKDGSLEVTGQLGDVMKESAKIAYTFARAFLMQKDPNNDFLMSSHIHLHVPEGATPKDGPSAGCTIVTALLSLAMHCPVRQNVAMTGEVSLTGKILPVGGIKEKTIAAKRAGVTCIILPSENKKDYYDLAGFITEGLEVHFVEHYNEVFDIAFSKLDSGGG